From Streptomyces sp. TLI_105, the proteins below share one genomic window:
- a CDS encoding MraY family glycosyltransferase has product MRDYLLTLCVTAAVTYLLTGPVRKFAIATGAMPEIRARDVHREPTPRLGGIAMFFGLCAGLLVADHLQNLNSVFEQSNEPRALLSGAALIWLIGVLDDKFELDALIKLGAQMISAGVMVAQGLTILWLPIPGVGTVALTPWQGTLLTVALVVLTINAVNFVDGLDGLAAGMVCIAAAAFFLYAYRLWYGYTIEAAAPATLFAAILMGMCLGFLPHNMHPARIFMGDSGSMLIGLILAASAISITGQVDPDALKIFEGSTRQATHAALPVFIPLVLPLTIIAIPMADLVLAIVRRTWKGQSPFAADRGHLHHRLLEIGHSHSRAVLIMYFWSALIAFGTLAYSVHSTSMWIVLGVVALSAIGLVLLLLPRFTPRAPRWAQSVVPPRYRRRKPAAVTTESPDSVESAEEEREPVPAGVNGATAIGHRSRFTDRSKAGARG; this is encoded by the coding sequence GTGCGTGATTACCTGCTGACGCTCTGTGTCACGGCCGCGGTGACCTATCTGCTCACCGGTCCGGTGCGGAAGTTCGCCATCGCGACCGGCGCGATGCCGGAGATCCGCGCCCGCGACGTGCACCGAGAACCGACTCCGCGGCTCGGTGGCATCGCCATGTTCTTCGGGCTGTGCGCGGGACTGCTCGTCGCCGACCACCTGCAGAACCTGAACAGCGTCTTCGAGCAGTCCAACGAGCCCCGCGCGCTGCTCTCCGGCGCCGCCCTGATCTGGCTGATCGGCGTCCTCGACGACAAGTTCGAGCTGGACGCGCTCATCAAGCTGGGCGCGCAGATGATCTCGGCGGGCGTGATGGTCGCGCAGGGTCTGACGATCCTGTGGCTGCCGATCCCCGGCGTCGGCACGGTCGCCCTCACCCCCTGGCAGGGCACGCTCCTCACGGTCGCCCTGGTGGTCCTCACCATCAACGCCGTGAACTTCGTCGACGGCCTCGACGGCCTCGCCGCCGGTATGGTCTGCATCGCCGCCGCGGCCTTCTTCCTGTACGCGTACCGCCTCTGGTACGGCTACACGATCGAGGCGGCCGCCCCCGCGACCCTCTTCGCCGCCATCCTCATGGGCATGTGCCTGGGCTTCCTGCCGCACAACATGCACCCGGCGCGCATCTTCATGGGCGACTCGGGCTCGATGCTGATCGGTCTGATCCTGGCGGCCTCCGCGATCTCGATCACGGGCCAGGTCGACCCGGACGCGCTGAAGATCTTCGAGGGCTCGACCCGGCAGGCCACGCACGCCGCCCTGCCGGTCTTCATCCCGCTGGTCCTGCCGCTGACCATCATCGCGATCCCGATGGCCGACCTGGTCCTCGCGATCGTGCGCCGCACGTGGAAGGGGCAGTCGCCGTTCGCGGCCGACCGCGGCCACCTGCACCACCGGCTCCTGGAGATCGGGCACTCGCACAGTCGCGCGGTGCTGATCATGTACTTCTGGTCGGCGCTCATCGCCTTCGGCACGCTGGCCTACTCGGTCCACTCGACCTCGATGTGGATCGTCCTCGGCGTCGTCGCGCTCAGCGCGATCGGTCTGGTGCTGCTCCTGCTGCCGCGCTTCACGCCGCGCGCCCCGCGCTGGGCCCAGTCCGTGGTGCCGCCCCGCTACCGCCGCCGCAAGCCGGCCGCCGTGACGACGGAGTCCCCCGACTCCGTCGAGTCCGCCGAGGAGGAGCGGGAGC